One genomic window of Phycisphaerales bacterium includes the following:
- a CDS encoding membrane dipeptidase has translation MKRVAPTHDTPIFDGHLDLAYLAEIGRDMHAGLDQCRGTLLPAAVTLPSLQDGNVRGCLGTIFTEMTEQDSPQGLQLGGFGHTYPPGDAEAAHRAGLRQLKLYHAWRDAGLIDLIPNSGSAPLQLGILMEGADPIESADQVAWWGEQGVIAIGLAWAMGSRYAGGNSQKNGLTAEGRDVVRAIDAAGIIHDLSHLSDKAMDKLLEMSDGRVVASHSNARTLLGGENQRHLRDETIAEIARRGGVVGINLYAPFLDPAFGKTKKRPSLRTALEHVLHVAGIAGRDKVCLGTDMDGGFAATDLPDGVNQPSDLHKLLELLRGEGWSEAEVAGFAGGNWARLLELPW, from the coding sequence ATGAAGCGAGTGGCACCCACGCACGACACGCCCATCTTCGACGGCCACCTCGACCTGGCGTACCTCGCCGAGATCGGGCGAGACATGCACGCCGGGCTCGACCAGTGCCGCGGTACGCTGCTGCCTGCCGCCGTCACGCTGCCGTCGCTCCAGGACGGCAACGTCCGCGGCTGTCTGGGCACGATCTTCACCGAGATGACCGAGCAGGACTCGCCCCAGGGCCTGCAGCTCGGCGGCTTCGGCCATACCTATCCGCCCGGCGACGCCGAGGCCGCGCACCGCGCGGGCCTGCGGCAGCTCAAGCTCTACCACGCCTGGCGCGATGCAGGGTTGATCGACCTCATCCCGAACTCGGGCAGCGCGCCGCTGCAGCTCGGCATCCTGATGGAGGGCGCCGACCCGATCGAGAGCGCCGACCAGGTCGCCTGGTGGGGCGAGCAGGGCGTCATCGCCATCGGCCTCGCCTGGGCGATGGGCTCGCGCTATGCGGGCGGCAACTCGCAGAAGAACGGGCTGACCGCCGAGGGTCGCGACGTCGTGCGCGCCATCGACGCGGCAGGCATCATCCATGACCTCTCGCACCTGAGCGACAAGGCCATGGACAAGCTGCTCGAGATGTCGGACGGCCGCGTCGTCGCCAGCCACAGCAACGCCCGCACGCTCCTGGGCGGCGAGAATCAGCGCCACCTACGCGACGAGACGATCGCCGAGATCGCACGGCGAGGCGGCGTCGTCGGCATCAACCTCTATGCACCGTTCCTCGATCCTGCGTTCGGCAAGACGAAGAAGCGTCCGTCCCTGCGCACCGCGCTCGAGCACGTGCTGCACGTCGCGGGCATCGCAGGCAGGGACAAGGTCTGCCTGGGCACCGACATGGACGGCGGCTTCGCGGCGACCGACCTGCCCGACGGCGTGAACCAGCCGAGCGACCTGCACAAGCTGCTTGAACTGCTGCGCGGCGAGGGCTGGAGCGAGGCAGAAGTCGCGGGGTTTGCGGGCGGGAATTGGGCGCGGCTGTTGGAGCTGCCCTGGTAG
- a CDS encoding M48 family metallopeptidase has protein sequence MKRVLVAMAVSVSAALTGCATDPTSGDRFFSVFTWDQEASLGLEAAPSFTDEFGGPVPNESIRAYVTEVGASMIPHVEEDVPDDLPWEFTILNSDVVNAFALPGGQVFITRGLASQLDNEAQLAGVLGHEIGHVTARHGNQQMSKSILAQGGLAIGAFIVGAAPEDSAIREYGAYGLPVAQVGSQLVLLSYGRDAEYQADELGMRYMARAGYKPSGQRGVMQKLAELSAGGQRPPAWLATHPYPEARIDRINQLLRGEYAQAEASGANDKFPDRYRDRMLRPLASMPPAPPPPSGETAMLLDSMTWCGLCRGDDAEDMTLASRWARRVASHELRTR, from the coding sequence TTGAAGAGGGTATTGGTCGCCATGGCGGTCTCGGTTTCCGCAGCCCTGACGGGGTGCGCGACCGATCCGACGAGCGGGGACCGGTTCTTCAGCGTGTTCACGTGGGATCAGGAGGCTTCGCTGGGCCTCGAAGCGGCGCCCTCGTTCACCGACGAGTTCGGCGGGCCCGTGCCCAACGAATCGATCCGCGCGTACGTCACCGAGGTTGGCGCCTCGATGATTCCCCACGTCGAGGAAGACGTGCCCGACGATCTGCCCTGGGAGTTCACGATCCTCAATTCCGACGTCGTCAACGCGTTTGCGTTGCCGGGCGGGCAGGTGTTCATCACGCGTGGCCTTGCGTCGCAGCTCGACAACGAGGCGCAGCTCGCCGGCGTGCTCGGGCACGAGATCGGCCACGTTACGGCGCGTCACGGCAACCAGCAGATGAGCAAGTCGATCCTGGCCCAAGGCGGCCTGGCCATCGGCGCGTTCATCGTTGGAGCGGCGCCAGAAGATAGTGCCATCCGCGAGTACGGCGCATACGGCTTGCCCGTGGCCCAGGTCGGCAGCCAGCTCGTGCTGCTCAGCTACGGGCGAGACGCCGAGTACCAGGCCGACGAGCTCGGCATGCGCTACATGGCTCGCGCGGGCTACAAGCCCAGCGGGCAGCGCGGCGTGATGCAGAAGCTGGCCGAGCTGAGTGCAGGCGGCCAGCGCCCGCCGGCATGGCTGGCGACGCATCCCTACCCCGAGGCGCGCATCGACCGCATCAACCAGCTCTTGCGTGGCGAGTATGCCCAGGCCGAGGCCAGCGGCGCCAACGACAAGTTCCCCGATCGCTACCGCGACCGCATGCTGCGCCCGCTCGCGAGCATGCCCCCGGCCCCTCCGCCGCCGAGCGGCGAGACGGCGATGCTGCTCGACTCGATGACTTGGTGTGGACTGTGCCGCGGCGATGACGCCGAAGACATGACGCTGGCGTCGCGGTGGGCGCGGCGCGTCGCAAGTCACGAGCTCCGAACTCGCTGA
- the ubiE gene encoding bifunctional demethylmenaquinone methyltransferase/2-methoxy-6-polyprenyl-1,4-benzoquinol methylase UbiE, which yields MDQTSPPEPDVKEASSPAWDGQTLANPHERSDKADRVRDMFTAIAGSYDLNNRVHSFLLDQRWRKHAVRRASVQPGDVVVDVACGTGDLTEAFARTPSAAVIGVDFTHAMLERARHRQGRLQDQSASKLFYVEGDAMALPLSDACCNVVSIAFGLRNVQRPDAAIGEFARVLRAGGRLVILEFDRPSLAPIRWGHDLYTKAIMPRTATWISGDTSGAYRYLPRSVETFLDRGRVLDLMQAAGLEEVRAKSLSGGICACYSGRKP from the coding sequence ATGGACCAGACCTCCCCGCCGGAACCGGACGTAAAGGAAGCCTCATCCCCCGCGTGGGACGGCCAGACGCTCGCGAACCCGCACGAACGGTCCGATAAAGCCGATCGCGTCCGCGACATGTTCACGGCCATCGCCGGCTCGTACGACCTCAACAACCGGGTGCACTCGTTCCTGCTCGACCAGCGCTGGCGCAAGCATGCCGTCAGGCGGGCAAGCGTGCAGCCCGGCGACGTGGTGGTCGACGTGGCCTGCGGCACGGGCGACCTGACCGAGGCCTTCGCCCGCACCCCCTCCGCCGCGGTCATCGGCGTCGACTTCACGCACGCGATGCTGGAGCGGGCGAGGCATAGACAGGGTCGATTGCAAGACCAGTCTGCCAGCAAACTCTTCTATGTCGAAGGCGATGCGATGGCCCTCCCGCTCTCGGACGCCTGCTGCAACGTGGTGTCTATCGCCTTTGGGTTGCGCAACGTGCAGCGGCCGGACGCAGCCATCGGCGAATTTGCCCGGGTGCTGCGGGCGGGCGGTCGGCTGGTGATCCTGGAGTTCGACCGGCCGAGCCTGGCCCCGATCCGCTGGGGGCACGACCTCTACACGAAAGCCATCATGCCGCGCACGGCCACGTGGATCAGCGGCGACACGTCCGGGGCGTACCGCTACCTGCCTCGCTCGGTCGAAACCTTCCTCGATCGCGGCCGCGTGCTGGATCTCATGCAGGCAGCCGGGCTTGAAGAAGTGCGGGCCAAGTCGCTGAGCGGCGGGATCTGCGCGTGTTATTCCGGACGTAAGCCCTGA
- a CDS encoding sigma-70 family RNA polymerase sigma factor, giving the protein MDRTTEQDLIRDALAGDRTAAAALVQAHQASLYAFMLRRCGRPEMAEDVVQEAFVRALTNLHRFDTRFRFSTWLFTIAKRLHCNVVQKCAPAYDSDLVAFSADDLHDGDDALEAEEHRTRTRSDLDEALGRLPETQREIVVLFHQCDWPIARIAEHYLMPAGTVKSHLHRGRRKLRVALEAIRAERAAWRSAHSQSHSEHRVDGGVDR; this is encoded by the coding sequence ATGGACCGCACGACCGAACAAGACCTGATCCGCGACGCGCTCGCCGGCGACCGAACCGCCGCGGCGGCTTTGGTCCAGGCGCACCAGGCATCGCTGTACGCGTTCATGCTGCGGCGTTGCGGTCGGCCCGAGATGGCCGAGGACGTGGTTCAGGAGGCCTTCGTGCGCGCCCTCACGAACCTGCACCGCTTCGACACGCGGTTCCGATTCTCGACGTGGCTGTTCACGATCGCCAAGCGGCTGCACTGCAACGTGGTGCAGAAGTGTGCCCCGGCGTACGACAGCGACCTGGTCGCCTTCTCGGCCGACGACCTGCACGACGGCGACGACGCGCTGGAGGCCGAGGAGCATCGCACGCGGACGCGGAGCGACCTGGACGAAGCGCTCGGCCGCCTTCCCGAAACGCAGCGCGAGATCGTGGTGCTGTTCCACCAGTGCGACTGGCCGATCGCGCGCATTGCCGAACATTATCTGATGCCCGCGGGCACGGTGAAGAGCCACCTGCATCGTGGCCGCCGCAAGCTCCGGGTGGCGCTCGAGGCCATTCGCGCCGAGCGTGCCGCATGGCGTTCTGCCCATTCTCAGTCTCATTCAGAGCACCGGGTCGATGGTGGGGTGGATCGATGA
- the typA gene encoding translational GTPase TypA, translating to MADAGIRNVAIIAHVDHGKTSLVDGLLRQSGNFRAGELEKLAGGRGELIMDSNPLERERGITILSKNCGVRYARPDGQHFAINIIDTPGHADFGGEVERVLRMADGALLLVDAFEGPMPQTRFVLGKALEAGLKPLVVINKCDRPDARPQGVINEVFDLLVELGAEEHAMDFPVIYASARDGWASAEQGATGTDLRPLFEAILEHVPVPDDDASAPLQALVTTLAYSEYVGRIGIGRVFAGELEQGQTVAMLKRDGSRRDVRLTGLQRFEGLGRVDTKSVLAGDLFAAVGIESVDIGDTLADPEVAEPLPPVTIDEPTVSIVMRINDSPFGGQDGKFVTSRQIRERLDKELQSNVALRVAPGASADEFIVSGRGLLHLGILFETMRREGYEMSIGRPRVIIKDIDDVAHEPLEILVVDAPVANVGKVMELVGARKGELKKMEDRGSHTSHLVFEITSRSLIGLRSRLLTATQGEAIMSHRFERYVPMMSEAAGRQNGVMIATEAGQVTAYAVEQLHDRGILFVKPGDKVYGGQVVGEHNRDNDIPVNIVRLKALTNIRSANKEATVTLKAPRAITLEDALEYIEDDELVELTPTSVRLRKKILDEGMRKRAERQKKDKEKVGAGA from the coding sequence ATGGCCGACGCAGGCATCCGGAACGTGGCGATCATCGCCCACGTCGATCATGGCAAGACCTCTTTGGTGGACGGGCTGCTCCGCCAGTCGGGCAACTTCCGCGCGGGCGAGCTCGAGAAGCTCGCGGGTGGCCGCGGCGAGCTCATCATGGACAGTAACCCGCTCGAGCGCGAGCGGGGCATCACCATCCTCTCCAAGAACTGCGGCGTGCGCTACGCGCGGCCCGACGGTCAGCACTTTGCCATCAACATCATCGATACGCCGGGCCACGCCGACTTCGGCGGCGAGGTCGAACGCGTGCTGCGCATGGCCGACGGCGCGCTGTTGCTGGTCGACGCCTTCGAGGGCCCGATGCCGCAGACGCGGTTCGTGCTGGGCAAGGCGCTCGAGGCCGGCCTGAAGCCGCTGGTGGTCATCAACAAGTGCGACCGGCCCGATGCGCGGCCGCAGGGCGTGATCAACGAGGTGTTCGACCTGCTCGTCGAATTGGGCGCCGAAGAGCACGCGATGGACTTCCCGGTCATCTACGCCTCGGCCCGCGATGGCTGGGCGTCGGCCGAGCAGGGCGCGACGGGGACGGACCTGCGGCCGCTGTTCGAGGCCATCCTGGAGCACGTGCCCGTGCCCGACGACGACGCGAGCGCGCCGCTGCAGGCGCTCGTCACCACGCTGGCGTACAGCGAGTACGTCGGGCGCATCGGCATCGGCCGGGTGTTCGCCGGCGAGCTCGAGCAGGGCCAGACCGTCGCCATGCTGAAGCGCGACGGCAGCCGCAGGGACGTTCGCCTCACGGGGCTGCAGCGCTTCGAGGGCCTGGGCCGCGTCGACACCAAGAGCGTGCTGGCGGGCGACCTGTTCGCCGCCGTCGGCATCGAGAGCGTGGACATCGGCGACACGCTGGCCGACCCCGAAGTTGCCGAGCCGCTGCCGCCGGTGACGATCGACGAGCCGACGGTGTCGATCGTCATGCGCATTAACGACTCGCCCTTCGGTGGGCAGGACGGCAAGTTCGTCACCAGCCGGCAGATCCGCGAGCGGCTCGACAAGGAGCTGCAGAGCAACGTGGCGCTGCGCGTCGCGCCCGGCGCATCGGCCGACGAGTTCATCGTGTCGGGCCGCGGCCTCTTGCACCTGGGCATCCTCTTTGAGACGATGCGGCGCGAGGGCTACGAGATGAGCATCGGCCGGCCGCGCGTGATCATCAAGGACATCGATGACGTCGCGCACGAGCCGCTGGAGATCCTGGTCGTCGATGCGCCCGTTGCCAACGTGGGCAAGGTGATGGAGCTCGTCGGCGCTCGCAAGGGTGAGCTGAAGAAGATGGAGGACCGCGGCAGCCACACGAGCCACCTGGTCTTCGAGATCACCAGCCGCTCGCTCATCGGCCTGCGCAGCCGCCTGCTGACGGCAACGCAGGGCGAGGCGATCATGAGCCACCGCTTCGAGCGGTACGTGCCCATGATGAGCGAGGCCGCTGGCCGGCAGAACGGCGTGATGATCGCCACCGAGGCGGGGCAGGTGACCGCGTACGCCGTCGAGCAGTTGCACGACCGCGGCATCCTGTTCGTCAAGCCCGGCGACAAGGTCTACGGCGGCCAGGTCGTGGGCGAACACAACCGCGACAACGACATCCCGGTCAACATCGTGCGGCTCAAGGCCCTGACCAACATCCGCAGCGCCAACAAGGAAGCCACCGTCACGCTCAAGGCGCCCCGGGCCATCACGCTCGAGGATGCGCTCGAGTACATCGAGGACGACGAGCTCGTCGAGCTCACCCCCACCAGCGTGCGCCTGCGCAAGAAGATCCTCGACGAGGGCATGCGCAAGCGTGCGGAGCGGCAGAAGAAGGACAAGGAGAAGGTGGGGGCGGGTGCCTGA
- the rplU gene encoding 50S ribosomal protein L21 has translation MYAIIEESGGQRKVTEGEEILIDLYKGGEAGKGDAVTFDRVLVIGDAGGSAKVGTPLVGGASVTAEVVEPVVKGEKLDIHKYRPKKASRSKTGHRQRYTLVKVTGLKG, from the coding sequence ATGTACGCGATCATCGAAGAGTCGGGCGGCCAGCGCAAGGTGACCGAGGGCGAAGAGATCCTCATCGACCTCTACAAGGGCGGCGAGGCCGGCAAGGGCGACGCCGTCACCTTCGACCGGGTCCTGGTGATCGGCGATGCGGGCGGCTCAGCCAAGGTCGGAACACCGCTGGTGGGCGGCGCGAGCGTGACGGCCGAGGTCGTCGAGCCGGTCGTCAAGGGCGAGAAGCTCGACATCCACAAGTACCGGCCCAAGAAGGCCTCGCGCAGCAAGACCGGCCACCGCCAGCGCTACACGCTGGTGAAGGTCACCGGCCTGAAGGGCTGA
- a CDS encoding CRTAC1 family protein: protein MMKGMTPGCCRASIAALFLAAGVASAQEFVLEDVSRDAGIDQSLYQSAMGMIAGVVAADYDNDGHIDFFVPNAEGMPDLLYVNNGDGTFTERASELGVSGGDGADKPRSRVALWFDYDGDRRLDLIVAGDSFFTSITEIEWGWATPRLYRQLPDGTFEDVSDATGISDLDLVSDHRGLDPGSGALSLLRHIGSLAAGDVNGDGHVDLMIGLWSAAGENDPDEIGARLLLNLPDADTGGRTFEDVSIDVFAPGVADPGVDHFGSFWQIVMHDFDGDGLLDIYGACDMDKNHMWINQGSFEDPGRPGVMLLNPMLDITDAAGVTDPMPETDMGVSIADTNADGVMDIFVTITDTPGSALHNNFFLSQSDEPTYIEAALEAGVSQQGGKFGWGWGTTFQDMDRDGWPDLLITNGFNSCVDRPRMMIHDGDPSNVHFTEQVSDALTIIERGSTIIGADLNRDGCVDLLHTVMLSAISAGCDESAIKVLQNKPDDDEPQASYVTVRPRMEGANFHAIGAVVQVELDGAAAQLDMIRTITAGISMAGQEPAEAYFGLGADAEGDDPLRVTIRWPGGVAPTVIEGTVDSIGNQVLHVGPCSVVDLDGTPGLDFFDLLAFVNLFELGDMRTDLAAPFGTLDFFDVLEAIQMIEDGCP, encoded by the coding sequence ATGATGAAGGGCATGACGCCCGGCTGCTGCCGCGCGTCCATTGCCGCCTTGTTCCTGGCTGCGGGCGTTGCGTCGGCCCAGGAATTCGTGCTCGAGGACGTCAGCCGCGACGCCGGCATCGACCAGAGCCTGTATCAGTCGGCGATGGGCATGATCGCCGGGGTGGTCGCGGCCGACTACGACAACGACGGGCACATCGACTTCTTCGTGCCCAATGCCGAGGGCATGCCCGACCTGCTGTACGTCAACAACGGCGACGGCACCTTCACCGAGCGCGCCAGCGAACTGGGCGTTTCGGGCGGGGACGGCGCCGACAAGCCGCGCTCGCGCGTGGCCTTGTGGTTCGACTACGACGGCGACCGCCGGCTCGACCTCATCGTCGCCGGCGATTCGTTCTTTACGTCCATCACCGAGATCGAGTGGGGGTGGGCCACGCCCAGGCTCTACCGCCAGCTCCCCGACGGCACCTTCGAGGACGTCAGCGATGCGACGGGCATCAGCGACCTCGACCTGGTGAGCGACCACCGCGGGCTCGACCCCGGCTCGGGCGCGCTCTCGCTGCTCCGCCACATCGGCAGCCTGGCCGCGGGCGACGTCAACGGTGACGGCCACGTCGACCTCATGATCGGGCTGTGGTCCGCCGCGGGCGAGAACGATCCGGACGAGATCGGCGCTCGCCTGCTGCTGAACCTGCCCGACGCCGATACCGGTGGGCGCACGTTCGAAGACGTCTCGATCGACGTCTTCGCGCCGGGCGTCGCCGATCCGGGCGTCGACCACTTCGGCAGCTTCTGGCAGATCGTGATGCACGACTTCGACGGCGACGGGCTGCTGGACATCTACGGCGCCTGCGACATGGACAAGAACCACATGTGGATCAACCAGGGCAGCTTCGAGGACCCGGGCCGCCCGGGCGTCATGCTGCTCAACCCCATGCTCGACATCACCGATGCCGCGGGCGTGACCGATCCGATGCCCGAGACCGACATGGGCGTGTCGATCGCCGACACCAACGCCGACGGCGTCATGGACATCTTCGTGACCATCACGGACACGCCCGGCTCGGCGCTGCACAACAACTTCTTCCTGTCACAGTCCGACGAGCCGACCTACATCGAGGCCGCGCTCGAGGCCGGCGTCAGCCAGCAGGGCGGCAAGTTCGGCTGGGGCTGGGGCACGACCTTCCAGGACATGGACCGCGACGGGTGGCCCGACCTGCTCATCACCAACGGCTTCAACTCCTGCGTCGACCGTCCGCGGATGATGATCCACGACGGCGATCCGAGCAACGTCCACTTCACCGAACAGGTGAGCGACGCGCTGACCATCATCGAGCGCGGCTCGACCATCATCGGCGCCGACCTCAACCGCGACGGCTGCGTCGACCTGCTCCACACCGTCATGCTCTCGGCCATCTCGGCCGGATGCGACGAGTCGGCCATCAAGGTCCTGCAGAACAAGCCCGACGACGACGAGCCGCAGGCCTCGTACGTCACCGTCCGGCCGCGCATGGAGGGTGCAAACTTCCACGCCATCGGCGCGGTCGTCCAGGTCGAACTCGACGGCGCCGCGGCCCAGCTGGACATGATCCGCACCATCACCGCGGGCATCAGCATGGCCGGCCAGGAGCCCGCCGAGGCCTACTTCGGGCTGGGCGCCGATGCCGAGGGTGATGACCCGCTGCGCGTCACGATCCGGTGGCCGGGCGGCGTCGCACCCACGGTCATCGAGGGCACGGTCGACTCGATCGGCAATCAGGTGCTGCACGTCGGGCCGTGCTCGGTGGTCGACCTCGACGGCACGCCGGGCCTGGACTTCTTCGATCTGCTGGCGTTCGTCAACCTGTTCGAGCTTGGCGATATGCGGACCGATCTCGCGGCCCCGTTCGGCACGCTGGACTTCTTCGACGTGCTCGAGGCGATCCAGATGATCGAGGACGGCTGCCCGTAA
- a CDS encoding asparaginase domain-containing protein, which produces MPPKPTPEPLPVERRIAVLTTGGTIEKTYDEYTGTLANHRSIVRRKLARFRLSGAEVSVRELMSKDSLDITDDDRRAVLDAVRRCLGESPSPTGIVILHGTDTLADTGNLLHDELQGLALPIILTGAMRPFAMQRSDGVQNLTEALFATGTLDPGVWCVFHGRALRFPGVEKDRQRGTFVRQGEA; this is translated from the coding sequence ATGCCGCCCAAGCCCACGCCCGAGCCGCTGCCCGTCGAGCGACGCATCGCCGTGCTCACCACCGGCGGCACCATCGAGAAGACCTACGACGAGTACACCGGCACGCTGGCCAACCACCGGTCGATCGTCCGCCGCAAGCTCGCCCGCTTCCGCCTGAGCGGGGCCGAGGTCTCGGTGCGCGAGCTCATGAGCAAGGACAGCCTGGACATCACCGACGACGATCGCCGCGCCGTCCTCGACGCCGTCCGGCGGTGCTTGGGCGAGTCGCCGTCGCCCACGGGCATCGTCATCCTCCACGGCACCGACACGCTGGCGGACACGGGCAACCTGCTGCACGACGAGCTCCAGGGCCTGGCGCTCCCGATCATCCTGACGGGCGCGATGCGGCCCTTTGCGATGCAGCGCAGCGATGGCGTGCAGAACCTCACCGAGGCGCTCTTCGCGACGGGCACGCTCGACCCGGGCGTGTGGTGCGTGTTCCACGGCCGGGCGCTGCGCTTCCCGGGCGTCGAGAAGGACCGCCAGCGCGGTACGTTCGTGCGCCAGGGCGAGGCCTAG
- a CDS encoding VCBS repeat-containing protein, translating to MNRMQPLAATAAVMCLAGVVVGQICDPRASFDKPIAFEAPDRSFDLVLGDLNNDGIPDAVVSETEFDMIEVLLGDGSGSFGPAASFQIDAQPRWVTLGDLNGDENLDVVVACTLADTVSVLLGDGDGTLTHLGNFATAGLPSVVTLGDVDGDGDLDVIVANFDAMGLDVLKNTGDGSLGAPQTTAGAGSTDSISLGDLDGDGDLDVATVSGSQLYVSINDGTGAFGSYRLLPVPSFFTDAGIADMDGDGDLDIVGIESDDIMERDAAFVFRNAGDATFDATETKLPGLGDSLELRDMDGDGDADLVTADMDIVQVTLNQGDGSLAPAGRYGWNLSFFRSTSQVFALALGDVDADGDADAVTVQSRTGVGSVLANRGDGTLVGPSRIAVEMPSYNPFADLAVVDLDNDGFRDVVVATYDYGWPQAFFYEEREAYKAAPSIDRMEVRSKIEHADFNGDGLTDLIAFGSFAVNVLINRGDRTFDVQPVLRVNSDLVATGDVNGDGLADVVASNGRLINVLLGDGAGGLSEFVAINFPLNGRDMLLADVDRNGTLDLLMATVKNVYVLLNDGTGTFAEPTFVVEIDDPVAMALGDVDGNGLEDLAVFQSYEVVVMLATGAGGFTLDRRYPITTEPGLPVPGSVSGTIADVNGDSDRDLVWPGEDGQTLVMLNNGDGRFSAPQVLYADPLNSTQIAVADMNNDGTNDVVTTGVYLIQSDELEVTILLNRCRPAECPADLDGDGELTVYDFLTFLNLFESGSTRADFDGDGVLTVFDLLPFQNEFDAGCP from the coding sequence ATGAATCGAATGCAGCCGTTGGCCGCGACCGCGGCCGTGATGTGTCTTGCCGGCGTGGTGGTGGGGCAGATCTGTGATCCGCGTGCATCGTTTGACAAGCCAATCGCGTTCGAGGCGCCTGATCGGAGCTTCGACCTCGTGCTCGGTGACCTGAACAACGACGGAATCCCGGATGCGGTGGTTTCCGAAACCGAGTTCGACATGATCGAAGTGCTGCTCGGCGACGGCTCTGGCTCGTTCGGGCCCGCGGCGTCCTTCCAGATTGACGCCCAACCACGATGGGTCACGCTCGGCGACCTGAATGGGGACGAAAATCTCGATGTCGTTGTGGCCTGCACCCTGGCCGACACGGTCTCGGTGCTGCTCGGTGATGGTGACGGCACGCTGACCCATCTCGGCAATTTCGCAACGGCCGGTCTTCCGAGTGTGGTGACGCTCGGGGACGTCGACGGCGATGGTGATCTCGACGTCATTGTTGCCAACTTCGATGCCATGGGACTCGACGTGCTCAAGAACACGGGAGACGGTTCGCTGGGTGCGCCGCAGACGACCGCCGGTGCCGGCTCCACGGACAGCATCTCACTGGGCGACCTCGATGGCGACGGTGATCTCGACGTGGCGACCGTGAGCGGCTCCCAGCTCTACGTCTCGATCAACGACGGTACTGGAGCGTTCGGGTCGTATCGTCTCCTGCCCGTACCCTCGTTCTTCACGGATGCTGGCATTGCCGATATGGATGGCGACGGCGACCTCGACATCGTCGGTATCGAATCCGACGACATCATGGAACGCGACGCGGCCTTCGTCTTTCGCAATGCGGGCGACGCCACGTTCGATGCGACCGAGACGAAGCTGCCTGGGCTAGGAGATTCGCTCGAGCTCCGCGACATGGATGGTGACGGCGATGCGGATCTCGTGACCGCCGATATGGACATCGTCCAGGTGACGCTCAATCAAGGCGACGGCAGCCTTGCGCCCGCCGGCCGGTACGGGTGGAACCTCTCGTTCTTTCGGTCTACGAGCCAGGTCTTCGCTCTCGCGTTGGGCGACGTCGATGCAGATGGAGACGCCGATGCCGTGACCGTTCAGAGCCGTACGGGTGTTGGAAGCGTGCTGGCAAACCGTGGCGATGGAACGCTCGTCGGCCCATCGCGTATCGCGGTGGAGATGCCGAGTTACAATCCGTTTGCCGACCTCGCGGTTGTTGATCTTGACAACGACGGATTTCGAGACGTGGTCGTCGCGACTTATGACTACGGTTGGCCGCAGGCATTCTTCTATGAGGAGCGTGAGGCATACAAAGCGGCGCCGTCGATCGATCGCATGGAGGTGCGATCAAAGATTGAGCACGCAGACTTCAACGGCGATGGACTGACGGACCTTATCGCCTTCGGCAGTTTTGCGGTCAACGTGCTGATCAATCGCGGCGACCGTACGTTCGACGTCCAGCCAGTGCTCCGGGTCAACAGTGACCTCGTGGCGACCGGCGACGTCAACGGCGATGGTCTGGCCGACGTTGTCGCGAGCAACGGCCGGCTCATCAACGTGTTGCTAGGCGATGGCGCCGGGGGACTCTCGGAGTTCGTCGCGATCAACTTTCCGCTGAACGGTCGGGACATGCTGCTGGCGGACGTCGACCGCAACGGCACGCTCGATCTTCTCATGGCAACAGTCAAGAACGTGTACGTCCTGTTGAACGACGGAACGGGCACGTTCGCGGAGCCCACCTTCGTGGTCGAGATCGACGATCCTGTGGCGATGGCATTGGGCGATGTCGATGGCAATGGCTTGGAGGACCTTGCGGTCTTCCAGTCTTATGAAGTCGTCGTGATGTTGGCTACTGGGGCTGGCGGGTTCACGCTTGATCGTCGCTATCCTATTACTACGGAACCCGGCTTGCCCGTCCCAGGAAGCGTATCAGGTACGATCGCCGATGTTAATGGTGACAGTGATCGCGACCTCGTCTGGCCGGGCGAGGATGGCCAGACCCTCGTCATGCTGAACAATGGCGACGGCAGATTCTCCGCGCCGCAGGTCTTGTATGCCGACCCGCTGAATTCAACGCAGATCGCCGTAGCGGACATGAACAACGACGGAACCAACGACGTCGTGACGACGGGCGTGTACCTGATCCAATCGGATGAGCTCGAAGTCACCATCCTCCTCAACCGCTGCAGGCCCGCCGAGTGCCCGGCCGACCTCGACGGTGACGGCGAGCTCACGGTCTACGACTTTCTGACGTTCTTGAACCTGTTTGAGAGCGGCAGCACCCGAGCCGACTTCGACGGCGATGGCGTGCTCACCGTGTTCGACTTGCTGCCGTTCCAGAACGAGTTCGACGCGGGCTGCCCGTAG